Within the Flavobacterium sp. CG_23.5 genome, the region CTAGTATCACAGATGCCGGCATATCAACTGAAAGAGGTAAATCAGTTTCGGTATTAATGCTTACCATTACATTTTCTCCTTCTTTCAATAAATCTGGTGAGTCTAAAATGTTTTTATTCAAAGAAATTTGTTCAAAAGTCTCTGTATTCATAAAGTGGAATAAATCCCCTTCTGGGTATAAATACTGAAATTTATGGTTTTCAACACGTACTTCTTCAATTTTATGTCCTGCAGAAAAAGTATTATCCAATACTTTTCCATTAGTTAAACTTCTTAATTTTGTTCTAACAAAAGCTGGTCCTTTCCCCGGTTTTACGTGAAGAAATTCTATAATTTTGTATATATCATTGTTGTACTTGATGCACAATCCGTTTTTAATATCTGATGTAGATGCCATTATATTGTTTATTTTTATTAATATTTTTATTTTGTGCTAACTGAAATTGTTTTTAGTAATTCCCGGAATATCCTTTCATTACTCCTCTTGATGAATTTCTGATAAAATCAATAATCTCATCTCTCTCCGGTGTCGCTTCCATCTCGGCTTCAATAATTCCTAAAGCTTGCGTGGTGTTGTAATTTTTTTGGTAAAGAATTCGGTATATATCCTGAATTTCTCTAATTTTTTCGGTTGTAAATCCACGTCTTCTTAAACCAACAGAATTAATACCAACATAGGATAAAGGTTCTTTAGCCGCTTTTGTATATGGAGGAACATCTTTTCTAACTAAAGATCCACCAGATATCATAGCATGATCCCCAATTTGAATAAATTGATGGATGGCTGCCAAGCCTCCTATTACTGCAAACTTCCCTACGGTAACGTGACCCGCAAGAGCTACACCATTAACAATAATAGCATTATCCCCAATGTGACAATCGTGAGCAATATGTGCGGTAGCCATTACTAGACAGTTGTTACCCAATGTCGTTTGCCCTGATGCAATAGTCCCTCTATTAATGGTTACACATTCTCTAATCGTACAATTGTCTCCAATTATCGCTAAAGAATCTTCTCCACCAAACTTTAAATCCTGCGGGACAGCTGAAATAACTGCACCTGGAAAAATATTACAATTTTTTCCAATTCTTGCTCCTTCCATAATGGTAACATTTGAACCAATCCATGTTCCATCTCCAATAATAACATTATTGTGTATGGTGGTAAAAGGCTCAATGACTACATTTTTGGCGATTTTGGCGCCTGGATGAACATACGCTAATGGTTGATTCATATTCTTTATTTAATCGTTTAACTGTTTAATCGATTAACCGAATATACGATTAACCAAATCAACAAAAAAAATTACTGTTTTTTTGCAATTTGAGCCATTAACTCCGCTTCGGCAACTAGTTTTCCATTTGCGTAAGCGTTAGCTTGCATGTGACAAATACCTCTTCTTATCGGAGTAATTAAATCACATTTAAAAATTAAAGTATCACCCGGTAGCACTTTTTGTTTGAACTTTACATTATCAATTTTCATGAAATAAGTCAAATAATTTTCAGGATCCGGAACCGTACTCAACACAAGAATCCCTCCTGTTTGTGCCATTGCTTCAACAATTAAAACCCCTGGCATAACCGGTGCCTCAGGAAAATGTCCAACAAAGAAATTTTCATTCATCGTAACATTTTTCATTCCCACCACATGACTTTCAGACATCTCTATGATCCTGTCAATCAATAAAAATGGGGGTCTGTGAGGTAAAACAGCCATGATTTTATGGATGTCCATCAATGGCTCCAAGTTTAAATCATAAACTGGAACATAATTTCTTTGTTCGATTTTTATGATTTTCGCCATTTTTTTGGCAAATTGAGTATTTACAAAATGTCCAGGTTTATTGGCAATTACTTTTCCTTGTATTTTTGTTCCAATTAAAGCTAAATCGCCAACAACATCAAGTAATTTGTGTCTAGCGGCCTCATTTGGATAATGTAAAGTAAGATTATCTAATATTCCATTTGGTTTCACATTAATACTTTCTTTTCCAAAAGCAACTTTCAAATTCTCCATTGTTGTTGCTGATATTTCTTTATCAACATATACAATAGCATTATTCAAATCACCTCCTTTAATTAGACCGTTTTCTAATAGTGATTCCAATTCATGCAGAAAACTAAACGTTCTTGATTCTGAAATTTCTTCCTTAAATTCAGAAATCCCTTTCATCGTGGCATTTTGAGTACCTAAAATTTTAGTCCCAAAATCGACCATCGCAGTCACACTATAATGATCACTTGGCATGATTAATATTTCGCTTCCCGTAGCTTCATCAGTAAAAGAAATGACCTCTTTTATTACATAAACATTACGTTTTGCACTTTGCTCCTCTATACCAGCTTTTTCAAGCGCTTCAACAAAATATTTAGCAGAACCATCCATGATAGGAAGTTCGGAAGCATTTAGTTCAATGATTACATTGTCTAAGTCACAACCAGTTAATGCCGCTAAAACGTGTTCTGGCGTTTGTATTTTAACACCAAGTTTTTCTAAATTGGTACCTCTTTGCGTGTTTACAACGTAATTTGCATCAGCTTCAACAACGGGGCTTCCTTCTAGATCTACTCGAACAAAAGTAAAACCATTGTTTATTGGAGCAGGTTTGAAAGTCATTTTCACTTCTTTTCCTGTATGTAATCCAACTCCAGTTAGTGAAATTTCCGTTTTGATGGTCTTCTGTTTAACCATTTTTTCCATTTTTTTGGTTTAATATTTGTTTCTTTAATTCTTCTATTTCTGCGACAATTTTTGGCAAATTCTTAAAGTGAACATATGATTTACTAAAATCATTATAACCAAATGAAGGACTTCCTTGCAAAGTCTCGTTGTCTTTTATATTTCTTCCAACACCAGATTGAGCCTGTATTCGGACATTATTTCCTATTGTCAAATGTCCTGATATTCCTACTTGGCCACCAATCATTCCGTTTTTTCCAATTTTTGTAGAACCCGCAACGCCCGTTTGAGCTGCAATTACAGTATTTTCTCCTATCTCAACATTATGGGCAATCTGAATTTGATTGTCTAGCTTGACTCCCTTTCTTATAATTGTAGAACCCATCGTAGCCCTATCTATAGTAGTACAAGATCCAATATCTACATTATCTTCAATAACTACATTTCCTATTTGTGGGATTTTAGTAAAGGTTCCATCTTGATTTGGTGCAAAACCAAAACCATCAGCTCCTATTACCACTCCTGAATTTATGATACAATTATTCCCGATAATAGTATCCGAATAAATTTTTGCACCAGCAAAAATAGTTACATTATTACCTACTACAACATTATCCCCTAGAAAACAATTAGGATAAATTTTTACATTATCTCCTAATATCACTTGCTGTCCTAAATAACTAAAACTGCCTAAATATAAGTTTTCTCCATATTTTGCAGTATCTGATATAACAGAGGGCTGTTCAATTCCATTTTTAGTTCCTTTTGCCTGATCATAAAATTCTAATAGTTTAGAAAAAGACATATAGGCATCTTCGACTTTTATCAGAGTTGTTTTTATTGGTGTTTCAGGAACAAAAGTTTTATTCACGATCGTAATTGTAGCTTCTGTTGTATAAATAAAGTTATTGTATTTTGGATTCGCTAAAAAAGTTAGTGAGCCTTCTTTTCC harbors:
- a CDS encoding bifunctional UDP-3-O-[3-hydroxymyristoyl] N-acetylglucosamine deacetylase/3-hydroxyacyl-ACP dehydratase; the encoded protein is MVKQKTIKTEISLTGVGLHTGKEVKMTFKPAPINNGFTFVRVDLEGSPVVEADANYVVNTQRGTNLEKLGVKIQTPEHVLAALTGCDLDNVIIELNASELPIMDGSAKYFVEALEKAGIEEQSAKRNVYVIKEVISFTDEATGSEILIMPSDHYSVTAMVDFGTKILGTQNATMKGISEFKEEISESRTFSFLHELESLLENGLIKGGDLNNAIVYVDKEISATTMENLKVAFGKESINVKPNGILDNLTLHYPNEAARHKLLDVVGDLALIGTKIQGKVIANKPGHFVNTQFAKKMAKIIKIEQRNYVPVYDLNLEPLMDIHKIMAVLPHRPPFLLIDRIIEMSESHVVGMKNVTMNENFFVGHFPEAPVMPGVLIVEAMAQTGGILVLSTVPDPENYLTYFMKIDNVKFKQKVLPGDTLIFKCDLITPIRRGICHMQANAYANGKLVAEAELMAQIAKKQ
- the efp gene encoding elongation factor P: MASTSDIKNGLCIKYNNDIYKIIEFLHVKPGKGPAFVRTKLRSLTNGKVLDNTFSAGHKIEEVRVENHKFQYLYPEGDLFHFMNTETFEQISLNKNILDSPDLLKEGENVMVSINTETDLPLSVDMPASVILEVTYAEPGIKGNTATNATKSATVETGATVNVPLFINEGDKIKIDTTSGSYMERVKE
- the lpxA gene encoding acyl-ACP--UDP-N-acetylglucosamine O-acyltransferase, with protein sequence MNQPLAYVHPGAKIAKNVVIEPFTTIHNNVIIGDGTWIGSNVTIMEGARIGKNCNIFPGAVISAVPQDLKFGGEDSLAIIGDNCTIRECVTINRGTIASGQTTLGNNCLVMATAHIAHDCHIGDNAIIVNGVALAGHVTVGKFAVIGGLAAIHQFIQIGDHAMISGGSLVRKDVPPYTKAAKEPLSYVGINSVGLRRRGFTTEKIREIQDIYRILYQKNYNTTQALGIIEAEMEATPERDEIIDFIRNSSRGVMKGYSGNY
- the lpxD gene encoding UDP-3-O-(3-hydroxymyristoyl)glucosamine N-acyltransferase, with product MKFTAEQIAGILEGEVIGNPKAEVNQLSKIEDGKEGSLTFLANPKYNNFIYTTEATITIVNKTFVPETPIKTTLIKVEDAYMSFSKLLEFYDQAKGTKNGIEQPSVISDTAKYGENLYLGSFSYLGQQVILGDNVKIYPNCFLGDNVVVGNNVTIFAGAKIYSDTIIGNNCIINSGVVIGADGFGFAPNQDGTFTKIPQIGNVVIEDNVDIGSCTTIDRATMGSTIIRKGVKLDNQIQIAHNVEIGENTVIAAQTGVAGSTKIGKNGMIGGQVGISGHLTIGNNVRIQAQSGVGRNIKDNETLQGSPSFGYNDFSKSYVHFKNLPKIVAEIEELKKQILNQKNGKNG